The genomic interval ACTTGGACAATATTGTTGATCAATGATAATAGGATTATCTACATTATTCATGACAATatcttcataattaaaattagatgccTTCAAAGTTTTAGACAATGGAGAAGGCCATGTTTTAATTCTAACACCATTAGTTGTGCCACTAAAAGTGCAATTCTTCACTTGTATGTCTGCAACATCTTCTTCACCATCATTCTTACCAAGACTTCCAACACTAATTCCATGACCAGGACCACAAAAAACATCTGAAATCCGAACATTCCTAGTACCAGAGATCATAGCAATGCAATCATCACCAGTTCCAATGTAAACACTTGTTATGTTTATTCCATTTGACTTCCCTATTTTTATACCATCTGTATTAGGACTATCACTGGGGGCTGAAATTCTTAGTTTTGTGAATGTCATGTTCTGACACGCAAATAATAGAAAATGCCCTTGTTTGCTGTTTATTGAACGTAAGTGATGGACATAACCATTGGTAACGAAATCAAATGTCATTGTCTGTATCAAACAATAAACACAAATTACATTAGACGTTAAACATCACATGTAAATGTCTTCTATACCATACTTTGACTCTTTGATTTCTCAACCAAATACAATATAAAATGTTACATTTAAGGTATTGGTAACAAaaacttttaacttttttatttcttaatcaaataaaatatctttgaaaataaaaaataaattagtatgaaaaaatatagaaattaatttaacattttttataataaaagtttTAACTTTATTATTTCCTATCTAAATACATTATCTTgctaaacaaaacaaaaatagtatttaaaaatataacataaattaacatttggtaaaacaaaatttaaactttatgaATTCTTGATCAAATAGTGGCAGTAGAGAAACCCAATCATAATCTGCATTTTTTCATACTAAGCTAAACCATTGTTTAATGATTTAATCCCAATTTGTTATGTATCAtacaaaactaattaaattgaaatatatactTTTGTTGATTTAAGAAGTGAAACTTACAGTAGGAAGAGGGCGACATTTTGGATTATTTTGGCAGTCATTTAAAGACCAAGCATAGGATCCTTGACCATCCAATGTTCCAGGTCCACTCACCATCAAATTCTTGATATACCTAAAATTTATCCATGAATCACTTTTGAATGAATATGGATCAATTGGAGCCTTCAATACACCTTCAATTTTGAAGATTGTCCAACCATTACATGGACCAGAAAATATAACTTCTTTTAGCAAATATGTCCCTTGTGGAATCAACATTGTTACTTTTCCATATGCTTTGCAAGCATCACTCCATGCTTTCAAAAATGCCttaacaagaagaaaaaatcaattaagattataaaataaaaaataaaataaattatattttatataagaaaaaaaattgctaTTGCAAAAAAAGCATTGTAACATATATTACCACACTGTTATCTGTCTTTTCATCTGCAATTGCACCATAATCCATCacattgaaaattttgttttgaatgtGTGCTTCAGAAATCCAAACTAGAAAGCACaaggaaaacaaaatttttGCAGCCATTTTTAGgtacttaatttttttctttcaaactttGTTACTCTGTTTTGAGAATAGTACACAACgtttataaatattaagaaatcGAAAAAAATTAATGCTGTTGATCTGCATAATGTTTAATGTTGTAAGAGAATTGAATGTCTTTAATTTGGGAAAATACAAACAATATCCTTTCTAAgctatttataaatttataaatggagataattttgaaaagagaaTTTGGTCAGTCAATTCCGTTTGATTTATTGAAAATCAATActtgtattttaataataattaattgccTAATTGGAGCATTTTTTTATGCAAGAAATCGTTaaaaattatgaacacatcaactGTGTTACATCTCATTAAAAATCAGTCATCTCCACGCGATAAGaaattttatccaaaaataattcgtagattttatgttattttatctaattgtaaatcttttatttttttaaatcaatattttatcttttaaaatatgtacaaattaatatttttttttatcatttttgaGTTAAGACTCAAATTGGTCCATCACATTTTTGGACCATACCATTAGTTcatgagaaaaaataatatttaaattaatttttgacaaTTGTATAAGGAAAACATATTAATCCCTTTGATATGTTTGatccaattttaattaattttttttgttaaagtgtCAAATAACGGTGATTTATATCACTGTGTTAAAAATTGCTAACTTgtgtatatatgtattttttatccTCCCAATATTGTTTCTCAGCATTGTGGCATCATCCttatttaggaaaaaaaaatcaatcaaatttatattaaatttaacatgtggactaaaaaatcaatttcatatataaactcttatttttttctattaaaaggTGTTGGGTGGCCAGTCAACGTAAGcgtctttttattaattttattttttttaaaaaataaattaagaaatttataataacattcATATTTTCGCCATTTCCATGTTAAAatctagaaaaaaaattataaatttctcaaaaataaaaatccaattcAAACATGAgccctaaattaaaaaaataataataatctatattcaaaatcaaaatcaaataaacagaCTCTTTAATGTGCTTTTGTTTTTTGCTATTTGGTCATAGGTAGTAGTAGTGAGTAACGTTGTCGATGTGTTGTAAATCTAGGATGTATAtttgagactttttttttttgggtttcgatgagatgaagaagaagatgataaatttcttaattttatttttttttaaattaaaattgataaaaaaaaaaataaaaacggtTACATGGTTTACCACTTCAGCATTTTATAATAAAGAATAATTAATCTATGCACATTTTAATTATGAAAGATtgatatagaaaaaaatatgtaaaggattaaacttttataattaaataagatagacaaatgtaattttttctaaaaagataTGGGGATACAAATCAAAACCCATGACAATAAGGTAAAACAGTAATTAGGAaggaattaatttttaaataaatgataattaagaaaaaaattcatatttctaaaaaaatcttAGTAAAGAAAGAATTAACTTCGCTAGATAAAGCTTTGACtagatatatcaaaattagTTAGTTTGTGCCTTTTAGTAGAATATGAGTAGGAAAAACTCTTGTGAGTAATGAGACTCATGAAGTCCTACCATATATGGGAGGGTTTACCTTATATCtcatatttaacttttaattttactaatacaagaaaatcacttttttgtcctcgtataaattttaaaatttgtaaccTTTTTActagtttattattttatatttccgATAAAAAgtgagtgattttttttttcaattttatcgaaattttatttttaagtttttcggtacacaaCATATATTATGAAAaccttttttcaaattttccgaTAAAGAAGTTACACTCTGAAACTTTTTTACCAAgttttccaataaaaaaaaattacacttcagaatctttttttttttttaagtttttcggtAATGacgttactttttttttaaattaaaaaaaattaaacaaattttttttttgtgtattGAAAAACTTGTGAAAATTTTTTCCAGTAAACTCCTACTAtacaagaaattttttttcaagtttttcgatagtatatatttttaaatttatgtaccgaaattttttttgaaagttttctGGTATACACCTTTTTACTCTTCTGTAcagaaaacttttaaaaaagaatttccGGTAAATCTTACTGTATCAGAAATCTTCTAAATTGTTTTTCAgtaattttcaaaaaactttttttgtttggtctaaaaatctataaatggtaaaaaaatgtgaatttgagttgataaaatagtaataaaaaaaaatcaagaatatatttgacatttttaaaaatttatggaaATATAGGATAAATTTTTCCATCTATAGGTTTTTGGTGGTCGCAATTAGCCCAAATGCAATTTACCATCCCAATTAATGTactttataaattgttttttttaatcaaatttattaaccATTTAATTAgtgtaaaattataaattaaacgcacaatataaattttaagtaataaaatacaaaaaattatttagaacaGAAACAATACAAAAAATTCTTAAGATAGCACCGTTCTAGTGTAATTTAAAACACCAacgaaatatttaaaaaatttattactacgGAAAGATTGTGCCTCAAAGCCTTCTTCAAGCATAAATAATGATTGTGATGCA from Cicer arietinum cultivar CDC Frontier isolate Library 1 chromosome 5, Cicar.CDCFrontier_v2.0, whole genome shotgun sequence carries:
- the LOC101504498 gene encoding exopolygalacturonase-like, encoding MAAKILFSLCFLVWISEAHIQNKIFNVMDYGAIADEKTDNSVAFLKAWSDACKAYGKVTMLIPQGTYLLKEVIFSGPCNGWTIFKIEGVLKAPIDPYSFKSDSWINFRYIKNLMVSGPGTLDGQGSYAWSLNDCQNNPKCRPLPTTMTFDFVTNGYVHHLRSINSKQGHFLLFACQNMTFTKLRISAPSDSPNTDGIKIGKSNGINITSVYIGTGDDCIAMISGTRNVRISDVFCGPGHGISVGSLGKNDGEEDVADIQVKNCTFSGTTNGVRIKTWPSPLSKTLKASNFNYEDIVMNNVDNPIIIDQQYCPSRRCDNQDNRISGCGKLVDSIPQVIPSRKSKFSISSYTSGTNWNWSKLQQIMLESICEKIRSLKPPTDASLDLPAWLPTTDDRFTIKSTYNNLTSHETNADSIILFREICNWQGPIRVRTTLWKMAHVKLLTNAGRCYRGMTSDDLY